The sequence atgtaagaggggggaagaggttcttttCTGGTTCGACTCGTGGGATGGGTATCCCCCCATCGTTGATTAGTTTCCCAATCTTGGGAATCTTTTCTAGAGGTTCCTGGAGGTAGGATGGTCTAGAGTGAGAGACTTTAAGGCTATTTATAGGTGTGGGCGTTTGGAGTTGGAGCGGTGGAAGACTAGTAATGAATGGTCGATTACTGATatggatgaagagtgtgttgaactGCATAACATCTTGGCAAGAAGACACTGTagttcccttaagggtagggatagacttgcttgatCCTTGAATCCTAAGGGCATTTTCACTATTGTTAATGGTTACCAGGAGCTATTGTCCCGAAGATTAGAGGGGAGGGAGGTgccttggtggaaataggtgtggaataaattttcttggctgaagtgtaactgtttctcttggactttggctttgaatagatgtcttacTTGGGACAACATTCGTAAGAGGGGATTCCTTGGGCCTTCCATCTGTgtcttgtgtggtaatggggaggaggattcctcacacctgttcttcagatgtccTTTCTCGCTACTAATTTGACATTATTggtgggggtgtggaagcatccttgtgttcatgtgcggattctttggtggagttttggagcagtttgggaagGCCTCCTATCCTATCCTCTTTTCTACAGACTATTTGGAATATTGGGCCTATTTTTATCCTTTGGAAGATCTGGctggagaggaataggaggatctttagggaggtcagattgttagttcaacaagtgtggaatagaataatTGGTATGATtcgggagacagtggaagctaaatgtgtggTGAATTTTTCTCTGTATAAAGGAGAgactgatattgtgagtaggttgggtctgCAGGAGATGTCACCAGCCTCAGCATGTGTCAGGAGAAATAGacatgctatgaagaaggttcaaaggatggGAAGGTGGATGCCTCCTCAGGATGAGttcatcaagattaacactgatggctcctctaggggtaattcGAGCCCTGCTGGGATTGGCAATGTTGGTAGGGATAGTAGGGGAGAGGTGGTCTTCTTCTTCTCGGTGCATAAAGGGTGACaacctaataattttatggagggattagaaATTTTCTATTCCATAGAGCGTGCCTTGGAGATGGGGTGGCAGCAGGTGATCTACGAATCAGATTCGCAAATTATTGTTAATTTACTGATTGAGTAGAAAGTTAGTGGGGTGcattggcagttggcagggatCGTTCAACATattcttgaaattttctctatgatggagaaggtgtctttcatccacattccttgtgaatggaatagagcagctgattgtctGGCTAAGTGGGCTTCAGAGCATGATGATGACTGGAAAGTTGAAGGGTGGGAGCAAATTTCCTCGGATTACTATCTGGACCTGCATAAGATatttgctgaggatatggatagttatgaagccgACTGATTTTGGGCTAGGTTTGTGGTCCCCCCTGGGGCCTTGAGACTTTGGTTCTCTCTTGGGTTGGGCGTGTGTTCCCCTCTTGGGGCTCTGAGACTCTGGTTCTCTATTGTAATTCTTGATTAAgttcttcaataaagtttttacccctttattcaaaataaaataaaaaatatatatagaaaaaatATACATTGACTAAGAAGATCTTGTCAATTAAAATTTATATCAATTGATATAATATGATTggtcataataataataatcattcaaaacatgaaaataattATTCAACTATTTTAAAACATGAAAGTAGTGTTTCATATTATCAAATTTAATTTGAAAACATGCAATTTTAATATTCTATGTCAATAGAAGAAAAAAGgtgatatattaataaaaaaatgattgtaatttcttaaaaattataaaaatatgttTATATATTTAGTAGTACACAATTTGCAAGGTAAAATAGAGCATGTGGGTCAAAAATCATACGATGCACatattttttgatcattttttatttttcatatggaAAAAAATATGCTCATACTATAACTTGATCTGGATATTGCCAAGCTTTAGGTTGAATATTCCTTAGGCATCCAACCCAAAGAGTTGGGCTTGCATTTCAACATCCAAAGACATGTTTTCTATAAAGCATAGAAAAATAACTAAATATTGAGTGTCATCTCGATCAAGTTTGCACATCTTTCAAAGTCGatacaaaaatatcacaataatgtcGAGCTCTATTTTACCATTCTAACCATGTAATGTTTTTACATTTTTAttatgttaaggttttgatcttcaAATTTTTTGTTAgcaatttttttgttaaaaacttATGTATAATATTTTTAGCTTTTTTTATTAGTTCATTCAGATGAATAGATTATAATTTTGCAATCTAAACTCTATTCTatacatatttaaaaaaataaattgaacttTTCATTAGTTTTCAAAACATTTAGGAGATGCAagttcaaattttcatttttttaacatGTGtccattttaaaaattaataaaaaattaaatattgattCAAAATTTAGGAAAAAATTAGAGATGAACTACATTATATCAGTTAATTTTCTACCAAAGTTATTTGTGAAATACTTTTTAAAATGTACGCATTTTAGAGGGATTATAATAGGTTGAGATGTTAtaaaattttttttgataaaaacaaAGGCACTTTGTGTGCTCTCCCTATTTGAAACTCTCTTTAAAATCTCTTTCTACTATTTTTAAATAGTAATTTATAAGTCAAAATTTGAATGCTATGCATCTTGTGTTTGTCACATTTTCAACTTTTGAACATAGTTATCTTCAATTTCTAGTTTTTTCTTATTTTAGAAAAACAATGGTTGAACTTTTGATCCTCCATTTTCATGCATATATCCTAACATTaaatcaatatttttcattttaatagATATAATGTGTCAAGAACAACTATAAGTAATTTTTCACACAAGATGAGTCTTTTGATGGCAAAAGTAATTGTTATATTAATTTTTTCTAAAACatttgatatgataaaagattaaaataattataaattttgtAGTTGACTAAAAATAAAGACCATATGATTGATTTTTTAAgataaaattgaataaaaaataaatacacataaaaattaaggaaaaatgttataatattattttttaaaattttagaaaaCTATTATAAATTTTTAAACTAAGAAGGAGGGAAAAATAATATGATTTACTAATTGATTTTAATTCTTGTTTCAACCCTTGCCATAAGAGACTATAAGAATAATGTGATGTAACGTGGCAATTCTCAACGTAAAGAGAAAGTCAAAGTCGCATACAATCGTTTTAGTAGGTTGGTTTGGTCGTCTCGTCATGTGACGAAAGTAGAAGTATCCATCCTTAATTAACTAAACCAAAAGGCGGGCAGCGGGCGGCGGGCGGGTGCAGTGCTCCTCTGCCCTTTTTTCCTTCTCAACTCCCTCGTGCTAATTTGCGACTGCGGGCCTAGTCCCTTCCTTTTTGTACCTCGTGCCAATGTTTCCGCATTTACCCTGTCAAATCCACATATTCGAAAGCCTTTTCGCCACCTTTTTGTCAAATATGGCTGTTGTACGAGAAGCTTAAAAGCGCTCAGAATATGCATTCATGACATCATTACAAACGTCAACGATAGACCAGATTTTTCTAGATGTTTTACATCTCTTCTCCTTCCTCGTCCCGCAAGGACCACCTGCTATAAATAACCACGTCCCTTACTCTCCTTCACAACAAGTCAATACTCATTTTCGAGCAAACCAAAGTTTTGAAGTAGACCCGAATTCCTTTACTTGAAGCAATCAAAAGAGCTACGATGAATCCTCGATCAATACTAATGTTGGTCGCATGTTTGGAGATGACGATTATATTGGGTGGCGCAGCCCGATTTTCGGGCATAAATGTTGGGGCGAGGCTTGCAGCTCCAGGAGGTCCTAGCAAAGGCGGCAATTCGATTTCGGTTGCAGAAGCCGGTCCAAATCCAGGCGGAAACTCTGATAAGTTGATGGAGGATGAGGATCCCAATTCGATTGCGCGTGCTAAAGCAGGTCCAAACCCAGGAGGCAATTCTGAGAATGTGATGGAGTCGTCTGACAGCAATTCGGTTGCGGGTGCGAAAGCAGGTCCCAACCCAGGTGGAAATTCATTGGGAGGGCGCAAGGATGTTCAGCAATTTCGCATGTCACGTTCCACAGGACATGCAAACATTGATGGACGTCTCTTCTCTGTTGAATCATCTGCACATAATCAGCTTAGGAAGAACGTTCTCTCTTTCTAACATTCATTATCCTCGGCGAAGCCAGCCATCAAAACGTCTGGCTTGGACTAGGAAGCAATAATAGTTATGGTAGGGAAGCTTAATTTGCTCCGGGATCTCGCCAATTATGGTGAGGGTGGTATATGTTCTTATTATTTATTCGATACATTTATTAGAGAAATTACATGGCAAGTTAATACTCAAATAGAAGCCATTTTTAACCATAAGAAATGTGTTATCAGTCTTCAGCACTGTTAAAATATCATTTTATTAAATCTGCTCTCTTTTTGCTGTCTCAGCTCCGTTTAATGGCTTTGTGTGTGTTATATTCTAGTCCAGATATCTATCTTGTTTGAACTATTTGATTGTGATCTTATTTTCACCCACTttcttttttgaatatttttattttcagGTTTATTCATTCTAATGATGGATCGTAGTGCATAATCTAAAATGTTGATGGAAAAATTAATCTTCAAAAACTATCAAGACAATTTATTATGGACTgtaaaaatttcatgcatttaataGTTGTACTAATttctttataaataaaaatgttCACACCTATTCattaaagaaaaaaatttattCAAAAGGGGTCATTAAAGCATTATAATTGAATATTGTAGGTAAATTGAAAATGCAAATAATTAAAGGCTAGAACTAAATAACTTT is a genomic window of Cryptomeria japonica chromosome 7, Sugi_1.0, whole genome shotgun sequence containing:
- the LOC131073087 gene encoding uncharacterized protein LOC131073087; this encodes MNPRSILMLVACLEMTIILGGAARFSGINVGARLAAPGGPSKGGNSISVAEAGPNPGGNSDKLMEDEDPNSIARAKAGPNPGGNSENVMESSDSNSVAGAKAGPNPGGNSLGGRKDVQQFRMSRSTGHANIDGRLFSVESSAHNQLRKNVLSF